In Halosegnis marinus, one genomic interval encodes:
- a CDS encoding heavy metal translocating P-type ATPase, whose translation MSSDASARPEEPARPSVCVIPVARRGGRGDAGARSIERALAGTPGVHDADVSFRTGTVRISYDAEAVTEDALERLVRDHDVPVTDGPASEGADAGTGTDLRREVVFTALALVGMGVGLATGWLDGPRALAWLGYGAAYAFGGWYGLRGAVETLRHRAVDIDLLMIVAALGALSIGAPFEGAMLLFLFSLSNTLQHYAIGRSRRAIESLVEMRPESARVIRDGSETAVPIDEVAVGDVFVVRPGDRVPLDGVVVAGESAVDQASLTGESMPVAKGPGDEVFAGTINEGGSLEIETTRRAHESAITRLIHMVERAQSEKAPTQRLIDRLEQPYVLGVFGLTVAAVAVPLSLGSEFTGAFYRAMTLMVAASPCAVIISTPAAVLSAIASGGRQGVLFKGGEHVEAAATVDAVAFDKTGTLTRGDTELTDVLVRDGAEGESDLLALAAAVQGRSEHHLARATVRAAEDRALDVPEARDFRAVAGKGVRAAVGDGTVHIGNRSYVETVLDGTVEGLDRGLERLAALESEGKTSVLVVRETDGTARVLGWLAYTDTLRPGAAEMVADLRSLGVERILMLTGDNERVARRIGEAVGIDEVRAELLPEEKVATVEELATRYDTVAMVGDGVNDAPALATADLGIAMGGAGTDVALETADVVLMGDDLGKIPYVLGLGRRTRRTLTVNLAVAFGAIALMVGAILLRGIPLPLAVVGHEGSTVLVSLNGLRLLAYR comes from the coding sequence ATGAGTTCCGACGCCTCCGCGCGTCCAGAGGAACCGGCGCGTCCGTCGGTGTGTGTCATCCCCGTCGCGCGCCGGGGCGGGCGCGGTGACGCAGGGGCGCGCTCCATCGAGCGGGCGCTCGCGGGGACGCCCGGCGTCCACGACGCGGACGTGTCGTTCCGCACCGGAACCGTCCGCATCAGCTACGACGCGGAGGCCGTCACCGAGGACGCGCTCGAACGGCTGGTACGCGACCACGACGTGCCCGTCACCGACGGCCCGGCGTCGGAGGGGGCGGACGCGGGGACGGGAACGGACCTGCGGCGCGAGGTCGTCTTCACCGCGCTCGCGCTCGTCGGGATGGGTGTCGGCCTCGCGACCGGGTGGCTCGACGGGCCGCGGGCGCTGGCGTGGCTGGGCTACGGCGCGGCGTACGCCTTCGGCGGCTGGTACGGGCTCCGGGGCGCGGTCGAGACGCTGCGGCACCGAGCCGTCGACATCGACCTGCTGATGATCGTCGCCGCGCTCGGCGCGCTCTCCATCGGGGCGCCGTTCGAGGGGGCGATGCTGCTGTTCCTGTTCTCGCTGTCGAACACGCTCCAGCACTACGCCATCGGCCGGTCGCGGCGCGCCATCGAGTCGCTCGTCGAGATGCGCCCGGAGTCCGCGCGAGTGATACGCGACGGGTCGGAGACGGCCGTCCCGATAGACGAGGTGGCGGTCGGCGACGTGTTCGTCGTCCGGCCGGGCGACAGGGTGCCGCTCGACGGCGTCGTCGTGGCCGGCGAGAGCGCGGTGGACCAGGCGTCGCTCACCGGCGAGTCGATGCCGGTCGCGAAGGGGCCCGGCGACGAGGTGTTCGCCGGGACCATCAACGAGGGCGGGAGTCTGGAGATAGAGACCACGCGGCGGGCACACGAGTCGGCCATCACGCGGCTCATCCACATGGTCGAGCGCGCGCAGAGCGAGAAGGCCCCGACCCAGCGGCTCATCGACCGCCTGGAACAGCCGTACGTGCTCGGTGTGTTCGGACTCACGGTCGCGGCCGTCGCCGTCCCGCTGTCGCTCGGCAGCGAGTTCACGGGGGCGTTCTACCGCGCGATGACGCTGATGGTCGCCGCCTCCCCGTGTGCGGTCATCATCTCGACGCCCGCCGCGGTGCTGTCGGCCATCGCCTCGGGCGGCCGGCAGGGCGTCCTGTTCAAGGGCGGCGAACACGTCGAGGCGGCGGCGACCGTCGACGCCGTGGCGTTCGACAAGACGGGGACGCTCACCCGGGGCGACACGGAACTGACCGACGTGCTCGTCCGCGACGGGGCGGAGGGCGAAAGCGACCTGCTCGCGCTCGCCGCCGCCGTCCAGGGCCGCTCCGAACACCACCTCGCGCGGGCGACGGTACGGGCGGCCGAGGACCGGGCGCTCGACGTCCCCGAGGCGCGCGACTTCCGGGCCGTGGCCGGGAAGGGCGTCCGGGCGGCGGTCGGGGACGGCACGGTCCACATCGGGAACCGGAGCTACGTCGAGACGGTCCTCGACGGGACCGTCGAGGGGCTGGACCGCGGGCTGGAGCGGCTGGCCGCGCTCGAATCGGAGGGGAAGACGAGCGTCCTCGTCGTGCGCGAGACGGACGGTACCGCGCGCGTGCTGGGGTGGCTCGCGTACACCGACACCCTGCGGCCCGGGGCCGCCGAGATGGTCGCCGACCTCCGGTCGCTGGGTGTGGAGCGGATACTGATGCTGACCGGCGACAACGAGCGGGTGGCGCGACGCATCGGCGAGGCGGTCGGCATCGACGAGGTGCGGGCGGAACTCCTGCCCGAGGAGAAGGTGGCGACCGTCGAGGAGCTGGCGACGCGGTACGACACCGTCGCGATGGTCGGGGACGGCGTCAACGACGCGCCGGCGCTCGCGACGGCCGACCTCGGCATCGCGATGGGCGGCGCCGGGACGGACGTCGCGCTCGAAACCGCCGACGTCGTGTTGATGGGCGACGACCTGGGCAAGATACCCTACGTGTTGGGGCTGGGGCGGCGGACGCGGCGGACGCTGACGGTCAACCTCGCCGTCGCGTTCGGCGCGATCGCCCTGATGGTGGGGGCGATA
- a CDS encoding universal stress protein — translation MPDSLLVPVDGSPLARRAVRYAVENFPGASVTTLHVIDPVDSIVAAEAGGLPVADGWYERARERAAEIHEEARGIADEHGVELATATTVGRPARAILDYAEDHDVDLILLGSHGREGIERALLGSVAERVVRDGRRPVTVVR, via the coding sequence ATGCCGGACAGCCTTCTCGTTCCCGTCGACGGCTCGCCGCTCGCCCGCCGCGCCGTCCGCTACGCCGTCGAGAACTTCCCGGGGGCGTCCGTCACGACCCTCCACGTCATCGACCCGGTCGATTCGATAGTCGCCGCGGAGGCCGGGGGGCTTCCCGTCGCCGACGGCTGGTACGAGCGGGCACGGGAGCGGGCGGCGGAGATTCACGAGGAGGCGCGGGGTATCGCGGACGAACACGGTGTCGAACTCGCGACGGCGACGACGGTCGGCCGGCCCGCGCGGGCGATACTCGACTACGCCGAGGACCACGACGTCGACCTGATACTGCTGGGGAGCCACGGGCGCGAGGGCATCGAGCGGGCGCTCCTCGGGAGCGTGGCCGAGCGGGTGGTACGGGACGGCCGGCGGCCGGTGACCGTCGTCCGATGA
- a CDS encoding DUF5788 family protein: MKEYEREILLERIGRESATVGAEIPERIEVQGEEIDLRSFVFEIKRRDTVPAGERERVERAKKNLRRERLQRKQRIEEDEVNFEEGEALAAAVIGIDRALNALESLNPAGIETERDRQEAMDTKRWMNFLKQALGEESGSRLGGR, encoded by the coding sequence ATGAAGGAGTACGAGCGGGAGATACTGCTCGAACGCATCGGGCGGGAGTCGGCCACCGTCGGCGCCGAGATCCCCGAACGCATCGAGGTGCAGGGGGAGGAGATCGACCTGCGCTCGTTCGTCTTCGAGATAAAGCGGCGCGACACGGTCCCCGCGGGCGAGCGCGAGCGCGTCGAGCGGGCGAAGAAGAACCTCCGGCGCGAGCGCCTCCAGCGGAAACAGCGAATCGAGGAGGACGAGGTGAACTTCGAGGAGGGGGAGGCCCTCGCCGCGGCCGTCATCGGCATCGACCGCGCGCTCAACGCCCTCGAATCGCTGAACCCCGCGGGCATCGAGACGGAGCGCGACCGCCAGGAGGCGATGGACACCAAGCGGTGGATGAACTTCCTCAAGCAGGCGCTCGGCGAGGAGAGCGGCTCCCGGCTGGGTGGCCGATGA
- a CDS encoding helix-hairpin-helix domain-containing protein produces the protein MSRNAEVADRLDEMADRLEALGVEYKPRAYRQAADNIRGHTVAIETLAERGRDAVEEIDRVGEAIAAKVVEYVETGEIAELEELRDDLPVDIGALMRVEGVGPKTVADLYEALGVRDLDDLEAAAEAGEIREVKGFGPKTEENILDNIEFARESHERALLGEAQPLAERVLDHLRDHGAVTAADTAGSLRRWRPTVGDVDVLVASDAGEAVVEHFTEFDAEVIEAGTSKASLRADGMRVDLRVVVEAEWGAALQYFTGSRDHNIVLRNRAIERDLKVNEYGVFDVSGVEDPDAGQRVGERVAGGTEASMYEALDLPLIPPELREDRGEVAAADAGDLPDLVALGDLRGDLHTHTDASDGDESVAGMLAGAAEFGHDYLAVTDHATGPGMVGGVGVSDDELLAVAEEVRAADSEVRAFTGVEANIAADGSVSVADDVLAELDCVVASPHAALDGDGTDRLVAAAEHPAVNVLGHPTGRLLNRRAGLDIDIDAVAAAAAANDTALEINANPHRLDLRGGYVKAAVDAGATIAVNTDAHRPAAFDYLRFGVHTARRGWAEAADVLNARDADGVADFLGL, from the coding sequence ATGAGCCGGAACGCGGAGGTGGCCGACCGGCTGGACGAGATGGCCGACCGGCTGGAGGCGCTCGGCGTCGAGTACAAGCCGCGCGCCTACCGGCAGGCGGCCGACAACATCCGCGGGCACACCGTCGCCATCGAGACCCTCGCCGAGCGGGGGCGGGACGCGGTCGAAGAGATAGACCGGGTCGGGGAGGCCATCGCCGCGAAGGTCGTCGAGTACGTCGAGACCGGGGAGATAGCGGAACTGGAGGAGCTCCGCGACGACCTGCCGGTCGACATCGGGGCGCTGATGCGGGTCGAGGGGGTCGGTCCCAAGACCGTCGCGGACCTCTACGAGGCGCTCGGGGTCCGCGACCTCGACGACCTCGAAGCCGCCGCGGAGGCCGGCGAGATACGGGAGGTGAAGGGGTTCGGCCCGAAGACGGAGGAGAACATCCTCGACAACATCGAGTTCGCCCGCGAGAGCCACGAGCGGGCGCTGTTGGGCGAGGCACAGCCGCTCGCGGAGCGCGTCCTCGACCACCTGCGCGACCACGGGGCCGTGACGGCCGCCGACACCGCCGGTTCCCTTCGTCGGTGGCGGCCGACGGTCGGCGACGTGGACGTGCTCGTCGCCAGCGACGCGGGCGAGGCGGTCGTGGAGCACTTCACCGAGTTCGACGCGGAGGTCATCGAGGCGGGGACCTCGAAGGCGAGCCTCCGGGCCGACGGGATGCGCGTGGACCTCCGGGTGGTCGTGGAGGCGGAGTGGGGCGCCGCGCTCCAGTACTTCACGGGGAGCCGCGACCACAACATCGTCCTGCGCAACCGCGCCATCGAGCGCGACCTGAAGGTGAACGAGTACGGCGTCTTCGACGTGTCGGGGGTCGAGGACCCCGACGCCGGCCAGCGGGTGGGCGAGCGCGTCGCGGGCGGGACGGAGGCGTCGATGTACGAGGCGCTCGACCTCCCTCTCATTCCTCCCGAACTGCGCGAGGACCGCGGCGAGGTCGCCGCCGCCGACGCGGGCGACCTCCCCGACCTCGTGGCGCTCGGCGACCTGCGGGGCGACCTCCACACCCACACGGACGCCTCCGACGGCGACGAGTCGGTCGCGGGGATGCTCGCGGGCGCGGCCGAGTTCGGCCACGACTACCTCGCCGTCACCGACCACGCCACCGGGCCGGGGATGGTCGGCGGGGTCGGCGTCTCCGATGACGAACTGCTCGCCGTCGCCGAGGAGGTGCGCGCGGCCGACAGCGAGGTCCGGGCGTTCACCGGGGTCGAGGCGAACATCGCCGCCGACGGGAGCGTGAGCGTCGCGGACGACGTGCTCGCGGAACTCGACTGCGTCGTCGCCTCCCCGCACGCCGCGCTCGACGGCGACGGCACCGACCGGCTGGTGGCCGCCGCCGAACACCCCGCGGTGAACGTCCTCGGCCACCCGACCGGCCGCCTGCTCAACCGTCGGGCGGGGCTGGACATCGACATCGACGCGGTCGCCGCGGCCGCCGCCGCGAACGACACCGCGCTCGAGATCAACGCCAACCCCCACCGGCTGGACCTCCGGGGCGGCTACGTCAAGGCCGCCGTCGATGCCGGCGCGACCATCGCCGTGAACACCGACGCCCACCGGCCGGCCGCGTTCGACTACCTCCGGTTCGGCGTCCACACCGCCCGGCGCGGGTGGGCCGAGGCCGCGGACGTGCTCAACGCGCGCGACGCCGACGGGGTGGCCGACTTCCTCGGCCTGTAG
- a CDS encoding Mut7-C RNAse domain-containing protein: MAPERPDPPFLLDVMCGKLATYLRFCGYDAAYALDRGVEADDRLLALARDEGRTLLTRDRELADRAGERGVLLTDRGVEGQLRELADAGLPLAVAAEPAHCGACNGPVEAVAPGAEVPEYAPAPDETEAWRCRSCGQYFWKGSHWDRVEETLAGL, encoded by the coding sequence ATGGCTCCCGAGCGGCCGGACCCGCCGTTCCTGCTCGACGTCATGTGCGGGAAGCTCGCCACCTACCTCCGCTTCTGCGGGTACGACGCGGCGTACGCGCTCGACAGGGGCGTCGAGGCCGACGACCGCCTGCTCGCACTGGCGCGCGACGAGGGCCGGACGCTCCTCACCCGCGACCGGGAACTCGCCGACCGGGCCGGCGAGCGCGGCGTCCTGCTCACCGACAGAGGGGTCGAGGGACAGTTGCGCGAACTCGCCGACGCGGGCCTCCCCCTCGCCGTCGCCGCGGAGCCGGCACACTGCGGCGCGTGCAACGGCCCCGTCGAGGCCGTCGCCCCCGGGGCCGAGGTCCCCGAGTACGCGCCCGCCCCCGACGAAACCGAGGCGTGGCGCTGTCGCTCCTGCGGACAGTACTTCTGGAAGGGGTCACACTGGGACCGCGTGGAGGAGACGCTCGCCGGGCTCTAG
- a CDS encoding DUF7139 domain-containing protein codes for MTSLTEVYEGGAGGADLRRLYAGVGLFGVGAVLTVVGIVVGTSAGGGGVLGLSKFGARELAGVLAGVGLPAVFLGGMTVLPKASWRIRAAGWLGAAVALVGVVAFVAVYPSNWFGMPTDYTLPVTAVYFVGVITTFWCLFVAVANFKARNDPGGTVRLEVTKEGKTRVVEVSNDRLRQGLGGIGLLGETPDGNTPTQTNGPDASTVSDGGAEVTTMSEPTTSSSTESAPAGPDRVSTRPNRGATESDAGRSRSGPRPDDAYCGNCSEFSYVRTDDGLAPYCGLHEEVMDDMDACSEWRPNTD; via the coding sequence ATGACCAGCCTCACGGAGGTCTACGAGGGAGGCGCCGGCGGGGCCGACCTCCGCCGGCTGTACGCGGGGGTCGGGCTGTTCGGGGTCGGCGCCGTCCTGACCGTCGTCGGCATCGTCGTCGGGACGTCCGCCGGCGGCGGCGGCGTCCTCGGCCTCTCGAAGTTCGGCGCGCGCGAACTGGCCGGCGTCCTCGCCGGCGTGGGCCTGCCCGCCGTCTTCCTCGGGGGGATGACCGTCCTCCCGAAGGCGTCGTGGCGCATCCGCGCGGCCGGGTGGCTCGGCGCGGCCGTCGCGCTCGTCGGCGTCGTCGCCTTCGTCGCCGTCTACCCGAGCAACTGGTTCGGGATGCCGACCGACTACACCCTTCCCGTGACCGCCGTCTACTTCGTCGGCGTCATCACGACGTTCTGGTGTCTGTTCGTCGCCGTCGCGAACTTCAAGGCGCGCAACGACCCCGGCGGTACCGTCCGCCTCGAGGTGACGAAGGAGGGGAAGACCCGCGTCGTCGAGGTGTCGAACGACCGCCTCCGGCAGGGGCTCGGCGGCATCGGCCTGCTCGGCGAGACGCCGGACGGCAACACCCCGACCCAGACGAACGGCCCCGACGCCTCCACCGTCTCCGATGGCGGCGCGGAGGTGACGACGATGAGCGAGCCGACGACCTCCTCCTCCACCGAGTCCGCCCCCGCCGGCCCGGACCGCGTCTCCACGCGCCCGAACCGCGGGGCGACGGAGTCGGACGCGGGCCGCTCGCGCTCCGGCCCGCGCCCCGACGACGCCTACTGCGGCAACTGCAGCGAGTTCAGCTACGTCCGCACCGACGACGGCCTCGCGCCGTACTGCGGCCTCCACGAGGAGGTCATGGACGACATGGACGCCTGCTCCGAGTGGCGGCCCAACACCGACTAG
- a CDS encoding NDP-sugar synthase: MKAVVLAGGYATRLWPITRHRPKMLLPVGDSTVIDRIFAELEADDRIDEVFVSTNEAFAEEFEAYLADSAFEKPVLSVEDTTEEDEKFGVVGALAQLVAREGIDDDLVVVAGDNLIGFDVADFVDFFEAKGGPTLAAYDVGSLDKASSYGVIDTEGDRVVDFREKPAQPPSTLVSIACYGFPREALRFEEYLADGNNPDEPGWFVQWLVEHDEVYAFPFDEAWFDIGTPESYLEAVAWTLDGGTLVADDAEVSGSTLGANVHVMSGARVVDSTLEDTVVFPNATVVDCEIHDSIVDEEARVENIDLAGALLGAHSQLTNGAD; the protein is encoded by the coding sequence ATGAAGGCAGTCGTCCTCGCGGGCGGGTACGCGACCCGTCTGTGGCCCATCACCCGCCACCGCCCGAAGATGCTCCTCCCCGTCGGCGACTCGACCGTCATCGACCGCATCTTCGCGGAATTGGAGGCGGACGACCGCATCGACGAGGTGTTCGTCTCCACGAACGAGGCGTTCGCCGAGGAGTTCGAGGCGTATCTGGCCGACTCCGCGTTCGAGAAGCCCGTCCTCTCGGTCGAGGACACGACGGAGGAGGACGAGAAGTTCGGCGTCGTCGGCGCGCTGGCCCAGCTGGTCGCGAGGGAGGGAATCGACGACGACCTCGTGGTCGTCGCGGGCGACAACCTCATCGGCTTCGATGTGGCCGACTTCGTGGACTTCTTCGAGGCGAAGGGCGGGCCGACCCTCGCGGCGTACGACGTGGGCTCGCTCGACAAGGCCTCCTCGTACGGCGTCATCGACACGGAGGGCGACCGCGTCGTCGATTTCCGGGAGAAGCCGGCCCAGCCGCCGAGCACGCTCGTCTCCATCGCCTGCTACGGCTTCCCCCGCGAGGCGCTCCGCTTCGAGGAGTACCTCGCGGACGGCAACAACCCCGACGAGCCGGGGTGGTTCGTCCAGTGGCTCGTCGAACACGACGAGGTGTACGCCTTCCCGTTCGACGAGGCGTGGTTCGACATCGGCACGCCCGAGTCGTACCTGGAGGCCGTCGCGTGGACGCTCGACGGCGGGACGCTCGTCGCCGACGACGCCGAGGTGTCGGGATCGACGCTCGGGGCGAACGTCCACGTGATGTCCGGCGCGCGCGTCGTCGACTCGACGCTGGAGGACACCGTCGTGTTCCCGAACGCGACGGTCGTCGACTGCGAGATACACGACTCCATCGTCGACGAGGAGGCCCGCGTCGAGAACATCGACCTCGCGGGCGCGCTGTTGGGTGCCCACTCGCAGCTGACGAACGGCGCGGACTGA
- a CDS encoding DUF378 domain-containing protein: protein MQTEGRLRVNAVDWISLVLVIVGAINWGLVGIGEFLEANWNVVNLLLGSVPTLEFLVYVLVGLAGIYELYFAYQLYSARGTPSSRTTQ from the coding sequence ATGCAAACCGAAGGCCGTCTCCGGGTCAACGCCGTGGACTGGATATCGCTCGTGCTCGTCATCGTCGGGGCCATCAACTGGGGTCTCGTCGGCATCGGCGAGTTCCTGGAGGCCAACTGGAACGTCGTGAACCTCCTCCTCGGCTCCGTGCCGACGCTGGAGTTCCTCGTGTACGTCCTGGTGGGTCTCGCGGGCATCTACGAGCTGTACTTCGCGTACCAGCTCTACAGCGCCCGGGGCACGCCCAGCAGCCGGACCACGCAGTAA
- a CDS encoding diphthine--ammonia ligase — protein MTEYPWVSLFSGGKDSSWALYRALEAGHPVERLVTVHPEGDSYMYHTPATHLAGLAAESIGIDLLDVSPGDFAADEAAESGAQGDRELEPLERALESLADEWGGIGGVTAGAVESEYQTSRIEAMCDRLDAELFAPLWQREPRALADAMLDAGFEIRIVQVAAYGLDESWLGRTLDADALADLEALNEEYGVHLLGEGGEFETFVTDGPHMARRIELTYDTVWAGDRGHIEVTDARLAE, from the coding sequence ATGACCGAGTATCCGTGGGTGAGCCTCTTCTCCGGGGGGAAGGACTCCTCGTGGGCGCTGTACCGCGCGCTCGAAGCCGGCCACCCCGTCGAGCGGCTCGTCACCGTCCACCCCGAGGGCGATTCCTACATGTACCACACCCCGGCGACGCATCTCGCGGGGCTGGCAGCCGAGTCCATCGGCATCGACCTGCTCGACGTTTCGCCCGGCGACTTCGCCGCGGACGAGGCCGCGGAGTCGGGCGCGCAGGGCGACCGGGAGCTCGAACCGCTGGAGCGCGCCCTCGAATCGCTCGCCGACGAGTGGGGCGGTATCGGCGGCGTCACGGCCGGCGCCGTCGAGAGCGAGTACCAGACCTCGCGCATCGAGGCGATGTGCGACCGGCTCGACGCGGAGCTGTTCGCCCCGCTGTGGCAGCGCGAGCCCCGAGCGCTCGCCGACGCGATGCTCGACGCGGGCTTCGAGATACGCATCGTGCAGGTCGCGGCCTACGGGCTCGACGAGTCGTGGCTCGGCCGGACGCTCGACGCCGACGCGCTCGCCGACCTCGAAGCCCTCAACGAGGAGTACGGCGTCCACCTCCTCGGCGAGGGCGGGGAGTTCGAGACGTTCGTGACCGACGGGCCGCACATGGCCCGCCGCATCGAACTGACGTACGACACCGTGTGGGCGGGCGACCGGGGCCACATCGAGGTCACGGACGCGCGGCTGGCGGAGTAG
- a CDS encoding DUF373 family protein, producing the protein MTTLVVCVDRDGGLADEPVVGWEAVRALVTDVGIDDPGDSRVNSMLEALKVARDLRDENEPAEVAVVSGAGDAVRADRAVARGLDDIVERLNPDSAVVVVASAEAERLVPIVESRLRVDAVDRVVVRQSHDIESTYYLLKQFLADEELRSTVLVPLGATMLAFPVLLLLADSVALAVAAVVAALGVFLLYKGLGVDDVVAEIPGTVREAFYSGQVSLVTYVVGAGLALVGAFVGAVAANAASDAGVFLSAMRFVFEAVPWLTTAALAASTGRLADELLADEGVRSALLNLPFGVAAVGLVVRGFAAYFLERGGEIGVARIPELTLGPVTVAAFPLGGLERLALFVFASLVVSVGGVVFASYVAGREIPADLQSP; encoded by the coding sequence GTGACAACGCTGGTCGTGTGTGTGGACCGGGACGGCGGCCTGGCCGACGAGCCGGTCGTCGGCTGGGAGGCGGTCCGCGCGCTCGTCACCGACGTAGGTATCGACGACCCCGGCGACTCCCGGGTGAACTCGATGCTGGAGGCGCTGAAGGTGGCGCGCGACCTGCGCGACGAGAACGAACCCGCGGAGGTGGCCGTGGTGTCGGGCGCGGGCGACGCCGTCCGCGCGGACCGGGCGGTCGCGCGCGGGCTGGACGACATCGTCGAGCGGCTGAACCCCGACTCGGCCGTTGTCGTCGTCGCGAGCGCGGAGGCCGAGCGGCTCGTCCCCATCGTGGAGTCCCGGCTCCGCGTCGACGCCGTGGACCGGGTGGTCGTCCGCCAGAGCCACGACATCGAGTCCACCTACTACCTGCTCAAGCAGTTCCTCGCCGACGAGGAACTGCGCTCGACGGTGCTCGTGCCGCTGGGCGCGACGATGCTCGCCTTCCCGGTCCTGTTGCTGCTCGCCGACTCGGTGGCGCTGGCCGTCGCGGCCGTCGTCGCCGCGCTCGGCGTCTTCCTGCTGTACAAGGGGCTCGGCGTGGACGACGTCGTGGCCGAGATACCCGGCACCGTGCGGGAGGCGTTCTACTCCGGGCAGGTGTCGCTCGTCACCTACGTCGTCGGCGCGGGGCTGGCGCTCGTGGGCGCGTTCGTCGGCGCCGTCGCGGCCAACGCCGCGAGCGACGCCGGCGTGTTCCTCTCGGCGATGCGGTTCGTCTTCGAGGCCGTCCCGTGGCTGACGACCGCGGCGCTCGCGGCCTCGACGGGCCGGCTCGCGGACGAACTGCTCGCCGACGAGGGGGTCCGCTCCGCGCTCCTCAATCTCCCCTTCGGCGTCGCGGCGGTCGGCCTCGTCGTCCGCGGCTTCGCGGCCTACTTCCTCGAACGCGGCGGCGAGATCGGCGTCGCCCGTATCCCCGAACTCACCCTCGGCCCGGTGACGGTGGCCGCCTTCCCGCTCGGCGGGCTCGAACGGCTCGCCCTCTTCGTCTTCGCGAGCCTCGTCGTCTCCGTCGGCGGGGTGGTGTTCGCCTCCTACGTCGCCGGCCGCGAGATACCCGCCGACCTGCAGAGCCCGTGA
- the sppA gene encoding signal peptide peptidase SppA produces the protein MNDTSDTVGRVVVLAVALVVAAVAGWLLFVEYPGNLADLLGVLLVLAALVAAVRLAGNLAASWFPDYNVAEVAVEGPITRDGGGGGLPTDPGGTGADAVVDQLDRANDDPNVEALVVKLNTPGGQVVPSDDIRLAAERFDGPTVAYATDVCASGGYWIASACDELWAREGSIVGSIGVRGSRFTATELLDKVGVSYEQFTAGEYKEAGVPFAEMEDDDREYLQGIIDGYYEEFVDVVAEGRGLDPEFVRSTDAKVYLGGEARDNGLVDELGTRDDVEAMLEDRLGTEVGVAEFSPAQGPLARLRGGAASLAYAFGRGVADTVDGDADFRL, from the coding sequence ATGAACGACACATCGGATACCGTCGGCCGCGTCGTCGTGCTCGCGGTCGCGCTCGTCGTCGCGGCGGTCGCCGGCTGGCTCCTGTTCGTCGAGTACCCGGGGAACCTCGCGGACCTGCTCGGCGTCCTGCTCGTGCTCGCCGCGCTCGTCGCCGCGGTCCGACTCGCCGGCAACCTCGCGGCCTCGTGGTTCCCCGACTACAACGTCGCGGAAGTCGCGGTCGAGGGGCCCATCACCCGCGACGGCGGGGGCGGCGGCCTCCCGACCGACCCCGGCGGCACCGGCGCGGACGCGGTGGTCGACCAGCTCGACCGCGCGAACGACGACCCGAACGTCGAGGCGCTCGTCGTGAAGCTCAACACGCCGGGCGGGCAGGTCGTGCCGTCCGACGACATCCGGCTCGCCGCCGAGCGGTTCGACGGCCCGACCGTCGCGTACGCGACCGACGTGTGCGCCTCCGGCGGCTACTGGATAGCCAGCGCCTGCGACGAGCTGTGGGCGCGCGAGGGGAGCATCGTCGGCTCCATCGGCGTCCGCGGCTCCCGCTTCACCGCCACGGAGCTGCTCGACAAGGTGGGCGTCTCCTACGAGCAGTTCACCGCCGGCGAGTACAAGGAGGCGGGCGTCCCCTTCGCCGAGATGGAGGACGACGACCGCGAGTACCTGCAGGGCATCATCGACGGCTACTACGAGGAGTTCGTGGACGTGGTCGCGGAGGGGCGCGGGCTGGACCCCGAGTTCGTCCGCTCGACCGACGCGAAGGTGTACCTCGGCGGCGAGGCGCGCGACAACGGGCTCGTGGACGAGCTCGGCACCCGCGACGACGTGGAGGCGATGCTCGAAGACCGGCTCGGTACCGAGGTCGGCGTCGCGGAGTTCTCGCCGGCACAGGGGCCGCTCGCGCGCCTCCGGGGCGGGGCGGCCTCGCTGGCGTACGCGTTCGGGCGCGGCGTCGCGGACACCGTGGACGGCGACGCGGATTTCCGGCTCTGA